A genomic window from Triticum urartu cultivar G1812 chromosome 7, Tu2.1, whole genome shotgun sequence includes:
- the LOC125526050 gene encoding uncharacterized protein LOC125526050 — protein MGLDVAEISELAALRPIQTVVSGARATAVPEADDGTAAADTGCVTPKANGARSATSGGADDDDAAADTGCVTPKASGSMAMLPIAPLQQDDSVNIGFTTPQATGGVIRPLDGCRAGATAGDEGSFTTPTTADSALVPATVCPPAPRKSAPAPTRKRAPLQQRLFFYPVPSDLTTVFVAVPQCSPPAKKMRAHVVESSVPLGT, from the coding sequence ATGGGCCTCGACGTCGCGGAAATCTCCGAATTGGCGGCGCTCCGGCCGATCCAGACGGTCGTTAGTGGCGCCCGGGCTACCGCTGTGCCGGAGGCGGACGATGGCACTGCCGCTGCCGACACCGGCTGCGTCACACCCAAGGCGAACGGCGCCCGATCGGCCACATCAGGGGGAGCGGACGACGACGACGCAGCCGCCGACACCGGCTGCGTCACACCCAAGGCAAGCGGCTCCATGGCCATGCTACCCATTGCGCCACTGCAGCAAGACGACAGCGTCAACATCGGCTTCACCACGCCGCAGGCCACGGGTGGAGTAATAAGGCCGCTAGACGGCTGCAGAGCGGGGGCCACTGCCGGCGACGAGGGCAGCTTCACCACGCCAACGACGGCCGACAGCGCGCTGGTGCCGGCCACGGTGTGCCCGCCCGCTCCGCGGAagtcggcgccggcgccgacgaGGAAGCGCGCGCCGCTACAGCAGCGGCTCTTCTTCTACCCTGTGCCGAGCGACCTGACCACCGTCTTCGTCGCCGTGCCGCAGTGCTCGCCGCCTGCCAAGAAGATGCGCGCGCACGTGGTGGAATCTTCCGTGCCTCTAGGCACATGA